From one Alicyclobacillus acidocaldarius subsp. acidocaldarius Tc-4-1 genomic stretch:
- a CDS encoding amidoligase family protein, whose amino-acid sequence MTTCAVCSRRLTHPVSVARGTGPVCAKHVAEFIAAISAQTAERIRQSWARRRDEMVGVNEMAIANAKARFLARIRRQPSVATYSGMIADQFSRTREQDEVLEFHHFADAAVQVHSESGREYVVTTDRTGAVAVACSCPDHQHRHRVCRHMEGYNRFASERRMAEQSEAERQRVAEAMRTETSSEVPLETTSRVSAAPTILTHIVDGEVAWDNERDRALYAWHELHRHDGVYMSRDDARWQAFRDHARTLEGLGAYETENVLDGSGLTFGIELEVENVNREELARELYAYGFSTQRNQQSYSSRVSESTGWVVKYDGSLEGGGEIVSPPLRDTPETWETLRKITDIAHQLGATTDRHTGLHIHMSHSILDDRGYRWQRLARYIYWFGNEYYKMGAASDRHYATVHRGLRYAGPLRLRDLRQLRRNDTAMSASRKLIGYRWHEDRYKIINTAKFVEHNVPTVEFRYPNGSLDPIIIQRQIQLANATMMQAAYLRKHMPGAERLPALFRGDSSDALAEGTEGRFRQFLDTLGSDRLRRIATGLWVRGEVPLFYQEQTHVDSRG is encoded by the coding sequence ATGACCACCTGCGCCGTTTGCAGCAGACGTCTCACGCACCCTGTGTCCGTCGCACGCGGCACCGGCCCTGTCTGCGCTAAGCACGTGGCCGAGTTCATTGCTGCGATCTCCGCGCAGACTGCCGAGCGCATTCGTCAGTCGTGGGCGCGTCGTCGCGACGAAATGGTCGGCGTGAACGAGATGGCCATTGCGAACGCGAAGGCCCGGTTTCTCGCTCGCATTCGCAGGCAGCCCAGCGTTGCAACGTACAGCGGCATGATCGCAGACCAGTTCAGCAGGACGCGTGAACAGGACGAGGTGCTCGAGTTCCACCACTTCGCGGACGCCGCCGTGCAGGTGCACTCCGAGTCGGGCCGCGAGTACGTCGTGACGACCGACCGCACGGGCGCCGTGGCCGTCGCGTGTTCGTGCCCGGATCACCAGCATCGACATCGGGTGTGCCGACACATGGAGGGCTACAACCGATTCGCTTCCGAACGCCGGATGGCCGAGCAGTCCGAAGCCGAGCGCCAGCGCGTCGCAGAAGCGATGAGGACGGAGACGAGCTCCGAGGTGCCGCTCGAGACCACGAGCCGCGTGTCCGCCGCGCCGACGATCCTGACCCATATCGTCGACGGCGAGGTCGCGTGGGACAATGAGCGAGACCGTGCGCTCTACGCCTGGCACGAACTGCACCGCCACGACGGCGTGTACATGAGCCGGGACGACGCGCGGTGGCAAGCATTCCGAGACCATGCCCGGACGCTGGAGGGGCTCGGAGCGTACGAGACGGAGAACGTGCTGGATGGGTCGGGTCTCACCTTTGGGATCGAACTCGAAGTGGAGAACGTCAATCGCGAAGAGCTGGCGCGCGAACTGTACGCTTACGGATTCTCAACGCAACGGAACCAACAATCGTACAGCTCTCGCGTGAGTGAATCGACAGGCTGGGTTGTCAAGTATGACGGCAGCCTGGAAGGTGGTGGCGAGATCGTCTCACCGCCACTTCGTGACACGCCAGAGACGTGGGAGACTCTTCGAAAAATCACTGACATCGCGCATCAACTCGGTGCTACAACGGACAGGCACACCGGCCTGCACATTCATATGAGCCACTCGATCCTCGACGACCGGGGTTATCGCTGGCAGCGGCTTGCCCGCTACATCTACTGGTTCGGGAACGAGTACTACAAGATGGGGGCGGCGAGCGATCGTCATTATGCCACCGTACATCGCGGTTTGCGTTACGCAGGACCGCTGCGCCTGCGCGACCTTCGTCAACTGCGCCGCAATGACACCGCGATGTCGGCTTCGCGCAAGTTGATTGGTTACCGTTGGCACGAAGACCGATACAAGATCATCAACACGGCCAAGTTCGTGGAGCACAACGTCCCAACGGTGGAATTCCGATACCCGAATGGCTCATTGGACCCGATCATCATCCAACGCCAGATCCAGTTGGCGAACGCCACGATGATGCAGGCAGCGTATCTGCGCAAACACATGCCCGGCGCTGAGCGTCTTCCGGCGCTGTTCCGGGGTGACAGCTCGGATGCGCTGGCCGAAGGAACAGAAGGACGCTTCCGCCAGTTTCTCGATACGCTCGGGAGCGACCGTCTGCGTCGTATCGCGACAGGGCTATGGGTCCGAGGCGAGGTTCCTCTCTTTTATCAAGAACAAACACATGTTGACAGCAGAGGATGA